aaccctccaccacccatggttcccgtctttgtggcacctcccccagccccactacatagatcatccagtgagccgctattccaagctcacgacacccaatattaccctcccgaacccactttcaaagcacctgagccatatacctattctcctcATTtcgaaatcccgggagaagttgagaaaccggttaagaatgcagaacaagaggaagtgattcgtaaagtcaaaagcctggagcaatcctccaggaacatgcatggtttaggtaaccaagttagcatcgcatacaaagatttgtgccttTTTCCTGATGTCCAGTTGCCTgtggggtttaaaatgccaaagtttgacttatatgaggggcgcggtgacccagtagcccatttgcgtggtttctgtagcaaaatgagaggtgctgggggaaaggatgaattgttgatagcatatttcggtcaaagcctgagcgggtcagcgctagaatggtacacgaggcaagaccccgatcgatggtatacatgggatgatttggcacaagcattcattggccattttcaatataacctcgagatagtccccgatcgtctgtcattgttgaaacttgagaagaaacCTGGGGAAaattttagagagtttggtttccgatggagggaacaagttgcaagggttgatcctcccatgagggagagtgagatagtagattacttcttgcaaacattggaacctacctattttggtcatctagtaacatctgtcggaaagtcgtttaatgaagtggtaaagatgggagccatgattgaaaaAGGATTAAAATCTAACAAGATattgagctactcggcgttgaaagcaaccacccaggccatccaaagcggtactggtggtgtgcttgggaagaagaagaaagaagaagttgctgcagttgaagttagtgcttggtccaggcccaataaccctccactctactacaaccaacccagaccccaccacccaaactaccaatataccccatatggcccaccgcaacactattatccactaccagaaccacacttttctatccaccacgcccagacctacactcaacccccagcgcactcgcaatggcgtacaccaagtccccaaaatacacagccatacccacaaaacacctatccacctcccagggctaacagactaggaaccaacttccgcccgaaccaagcttttagaagtgagaaggccccaaacagaaaaacatttactccactaggagaatcttacactgctctcttccacagattgaaacagttgggaatgctaaccccagttgaatccaaagcaccaaaacctcttcccagaaacctggaccactctgttagctgcgagtattactcagggatgccggggcatgatactgaaaaatgctggaagttgaaaaacgcgatacaagagctcattgataattgccgtattgaagtacaggcccCAGAAtccccaaacatcaatcaaaatccattACCAGCGCATTacgaggccaacatgatcgaactgatacataagggggaagAGCTTAAGAAACCGTctcaggtggttatggtgattcgttctacgaaGCCAAAGAagagacagtgagtgcaaggccagcggttcagttaaaagcaataaaagacaagccagtggtggtaatgggaaagggaccattTGCGGTTGCAAAAAAGCCTGAGCCAGTCAAGTTAATGGTACCAGGGTCGTCATATGCACCCGTAGTGGTGGTAAAAGAAGCTTATGTAGAACCgattgtcataaaaccggtagtctagttacccatggttgacagcaaagccgtaccgtggagatatgacaaggtagtggtgacatacaaaggaaaggaaattgaggaagagagttgtgaagcacaaggactaacccggtcgggacgttgtttcgctcccgaagagttaagaaaggctaagggcggtaaagacaatccagtgccagtcaaaaaagctacgacggaagaagaggcagaagagtttctgaagaagatgaaagtacaagattattccattgttgaacaactgagaaaaacaccgactcaaatctcgttgttgtcattactgattcactctgatgagcattgccgagctttgatgaagatattgaatgaggctcatgtgcccgacaaaatttcagtgaaccatctagagacaattgccaacaagatctttgaagtgaacagggtagcattttctgatgatgaattgcctttggaaggcacagaacataacaaggctctctatttgacagTCAAATGTGAAGgatcaatggttactcgggcactaatcgataacgggtcgagcgctaatatttgcacgttgtccacattgaacaagttaaagatcgaTGAGGACAGAATCcgaaaaaatagcatttgtgttcgagggttcgacggagggggaacaaacacggtaggggatattgtactctaattgactattggcccagtcgagtttacgatggaatttcaggtgttggatgctgcagtatcctataatcttttgctgggtcgaccatggattcatgcggccaaagccgtgccctccacgctgcaccaaatggtcaaattcgagtgggacagaaaagaaattgtgttacatggggaagatcccacatgcgccatgaatgatgccattgtaccctttatagagactgaagatgatagggaccatgggtttatcaggtctttgacacggttccggtgagcagagtgcccgagggtaaaagcatgccatgtcctagggtgccagctgcgaccgtcatggtagtgtcagaaatgctgaataacgggttcATGCCCGggaaaggtttgggggttgaacttcagggcattactcaacatgtgtctttgcccaaaaatctggacaccttcgggttagggttcaaaccaacaacgACAGATGTCAAaagggcccgtaaattgaagaagaaagcttgggtgctgcttaaaccaattcctcgattgtccaggtccttcgtcaggccgggtatcaagaaatagtcattggcaaagatgtcaggttcgttaattggggcagaggggaatttggataaggtgtttgagaaagtatttgttgaagtaaacatggttgaggtcgGGGAAGgatcaagcagagcagacatacagtacatcggaccacatgctaacatcaacaattgggaagctactcctcttccagttcggagggagtcatggtagtgggttttgttttcctttttgtcacctggattattccagggttgtaatccagtttctatgttccgtccgtttggatgagttaaaaccttgttgtctttacatttaatgaaatgcaattttcttcatccctaattctctttccattttcttttcttttctttctttgtacagttctttttatgctgatatcagtgatatgacatgcatgaggaaccttcggcccagttttaaaagccaatctagcttaGAAGTagtaatacaagagatcgagtgtgatgatggggtggattgtaacgatgatgaagcttatgaggaaattagtaaagaattaagtcattttgaagaaaaacccaaacctaacctaaatgacacagaagcggtTAATCTATgagaccaagacaatgtgcgggaaactaaagtaagtgttcatctagagccacaactcaaggaggagataattaaagtattgcatgagtacaaagatgtttttgcatggtcatatgatgatataccAGGTCTAAGCACcaatttggtggttcataaattacccactgatccggcactcctTCCTATCAaccagaagttgagaaagttcaaaacagacataagtgtgaagatcaaagaagagattaccaagcagtttgaggcaaaggtcattcaggttacacggtaccccacttggttagctaatgtcgtgcctgagccgaagaaagatggtaaaaccagggtgtgcgtcgattatcgagaccttaacaaggcaagcccaaaagataatttcccattgcccaacatccatatactgatcgacaattgtgccaaacatgatattggttcttttgtggattgttatgcgggttatcatcagattctaatggacaaagaggatgtagaaaagacggcattcatcacgccgtggggaacatattgttatcgggtcatgccgtttggtttgaaaaatgctggggcaacttatatgagggtcatgacaaccatcttccatgatatgatacataaggaaatcgaggtatacgtggatgatatgatcgtgaagtctagacaacaatccgaccatgtcagagatttgagaaagttctttcaaaggcttcgtaggtacaatctgaagctcaatcctgcaaagtgtgctttcggggtgccatccgggaagttgttggggtttatagtcagccggcggggtattgaattagacccgtcaaagatcaaagctattcaggagttgccacctccaagaaacaaaaccgaggtgatgagtttgttgggaagattgaactatatcagcaggttcattgctcagctcacggcaacatgtgaaccaattttcaagttgttgaagaaagatgtcgcGGTTAATTGGACTAAtgaatgtcaagaggcttttgataagataaaggggtatttgtcaaacccacccgtgttggttccgccagaaccagggaggcctttgaatttatatctgacagttgtggacagttcatttggctgtgtactggggcagcacgatgttacgggccgaaaggagcaggctatctattatctcagcaagaagttcacatcttacgaggttaagtatactcatctggaaaggacatgttgcgccctaacttgggtggcacagaagttgaaacattatttgtcatcttacactacttaccttatatctcgcttggacccgttgaagtatatttttagaaacccatgcccacaggaaggcttgcaaagtggcagatcttgcttacagaATTTGACATTATATACGTGAcgcggactgccatgaaagcacaggcattagccgatcatttggctgagaaccccgtcgatgaagattatgagcctttgaaaacctatttccctgatgaagaggtgatgcacattgaggAATTGGAACAAGcagagaagtcgggatggaaacttttctttgatggggctgcaaatatgaaaggcgtgggaataggagcagtacttattttggaaacaggtcagcattaccctgttatggctcggcttcgtttctactgtacaaacaacatggcagaatatgaggcatgtatattgggattgagattagctgtggatatgggtgtacgggaaatcttggtcatgggtgactcagacttactggtacaccagattcaaggagaatgggaaacacgggatttgaagcttataccgtatcggtaGTGTCTGCAAGAGCTTTGCCAgcattttcaggccatagaattcaggcacattccaaggattaaTAATGAGGTTGCTAACGCTTTGGcgactttggcgtcaatgttgcaccatccagataaggcttatgttgatccattgcagattcaggtccgtgatcaacatgct
The Nicotiana sylvestris chromosome 11, ASM39365v2, whole genome shotgun sequence DNA segment above includes these coding regions:
- the LOC138880697 gene encoding uncharacterized protein; translated protein: MPTGRLAKWQILLTEFDIIYVTRTAMKAQALADHLAENPVDEDYEPLKTYFPDEEVMHIEELEQAEKSGWKLFFDGAANMKGVGIGAAIEFRHIPRINNEVANALATLASMLHHPDKAYVDPLQIQVRDQHAYCNMIEEETDGEPWFHDIKEYIRTGVYPIQATGDQKRTIRRLASGFFLSGGVLYWFCNSQVYGIEVNMLFEVDL